The following are from one region of the Aquirufa lenticrescens genome:
- the queG gene encoding tRNA epoxyqueuosine(34) reductase QueG — protein sequence MSKSPAEISRLIKAKAQQYGFAFCGISEAGFLEEEAPRLEAWLNSNQHGEMAYMANHFDKRLDPRKLVDGCQTVVSLVYNYFPAEEIRANPFKISKYAYGEDYHRVIKDKMQELWDALQNEVGEFSGRMFVDSAPVLEKAWAKKSGLGWIGKNANLIIPKKGSFYFLAELLIDLKAIPDGPIKDFCGTCTRCIDACPTEAITPYVVDGSKCISYFTIELKDQMPASLQGDFQNWIFGCDICQDVCPWNRFSKPHNEPRFDSNLQDVDWEGLSEEVFQTLFQYSAIKRTKLNGLQRNIDYVKKKWP from the coding sequence ATGTCAAAAAGTCCAGCAGAAATTTCTCGTTTAATTAAGGCCAAAGCACAGCAGTATGGTTTTGCCTTTTGTGGAATTTCTGAAGCAGGATTCTTGGAGGAAGAAGCGCCGCGTTTAGAAGCTTGGTTGAACTCAAATCAACACGGAGAAATGGCCTATATGGCGAATCATTTCGATAAACGTCTTGATCCTAGAAAGCTGGTGGACGGTTGCCAAACCGTCGTTTCTCTAGTCTACAATTATTTTCCGGCGGAAGAAATTCGAGCCAATCCATTTAAGATTTCTAAGTATGCCTATGGGGAAGATTACCACCGGGTCATCAAAGACAAGATGCAAGAGTTATGGGATGCTTTGCAGAATGAGGTAGGGGAGTTTTCGGGGAGGATGTTTGTCGATTCTGCACCTGTGTTAGAAAAAGCGTGGGCGAAGAAGTCTGGTTTGGGTTGGATAGGGAAGAATGCGAATTTGATTATTCCCAAGAAGGGGAGTTTTTATTTCCTAGCAGAGCTCCTAATTGATTTGAAGGCAATTCCAGATGGTCCTATAAAGGATTTTTGTGGCACCTGTACGCGTTGCATTGACGCTTGTCCTACAGAGGCTATTACACCTTATGTGGTGGATGGAAGCAAATGTATTTCCTATTTTACGATCGAGTTAAAAGACCAAATGCCGGCAAGTTTGCAAGGGGATTTTCAAAACTGGATTTTTGGCTGTGATATTTGCCAAGATGTGTGTCCTTGGAATCGATTCTCTAAGCCACATAATGAACCGAGATTTGATTCGAATCTACAAGATGTGGATTGGGAAGGCTTGTCTGAGGAAGTATTTCAAACCCTTTTTCAGTATTCTGCGATCAAGCGAACGAAGTTGAATGGCCTTCAACGAAACATCGATTACGTGAAAAAAAAGTGGCCGTGA